GATTGAGCCATCTTCTTGCCTGGAAGCGTAAAAATAATTATGGTTATCTCGTGGCTGATGCTCACCTCCTCCAAGCAAAGAATGGTCAGGAAACAGTTGGACAGTTGGATGCACAAACTTTTTAGGGTTACCAATAAATTCACCCGTATCAGCGTTAAGCCAAATGTAGAAACGAGAACTTTGGCCTGTAGAGTCGTGTGAAAAGTCTCGGTTATCTGCTTCGTAGAGTATGGCTCCAAAAGGTGCTCCTTCGGAGACCTGGGTTGGAATGAATCCTGCAATACAAATAATGTTGCCTTCGCTGGTGGGTGGCTTTGGGCGGTGGCCGCTCGGGTCGGTGTACTTGAGCGGATTAAACCGCACATACGCATAGCGATGGTAGTCGAGCGCATTGCCCGGCTCGGGCATGATGCTGTCCGGCGAGAGGAAATGCCCCAGCGCCGGGTCATACCAGCGGGCGTTGTAGAAGTACAGCCCCAGCGCCGCCTCCTCCCGCTGGCCCGTGAAGCG
This genomic interval from Candidatus Methanosuratincola sp. contains the following:
- a CDS encoding RHS repeat-associated core domain-containing protein, whose product is RFTGQREEAALGLYFYNARWYDPALGHFLSPDSIMPEPGNALDYHRYAYVRFNPLKYTDPSGHRPKPPTSEGNIICIAGFIPTQVSEGAPFGAILYEADNRDFSHDSTGQSSRFYIWLNADTGEFIGNPKKFVHPTVQLFPDHSLLGGGEHQPRDNHNYFYASRQEDGSI